A segment of the Anopheles cruzii chromosome 2, idAnoCruzAS_RS32_06, whole genome shotgun sequence genome:
ACCATCCGGGGGTCAACATTTGGATCCAAAATTACACAAGACTCGAGCGCTACATGTTCAAACAGATTCGTGGAACTCAACATTCAAGGATTTCGTAAAACTTTTTATCAGTTCGAAAGGGAACTCCTTTGTAATTTCCTTTCCCATCACGAGTGCGTCCTGCGGATAATTGCCCGAAGCACAATTTAACGTAATTTAACGCAAAATAAAAAGGCCTGCAGAAGCCGACGGTAGAACTTTGATGAGTGggaatattttatatttttactCTCCGTTCGTCAGCATGTTTGTCCGCAGGGCCGTTCGGGCACTTTACGTAGGATGAATTTCTcgaattgattgaaaacacTGCGTTCGGGTTCTTCTGTGAGCTGAGTGTGATGCCGATGCCTTGAGATGAACAATTTTAGCGTAACCCGCGTACTATGGCTTCCTTTAGGATGCACGTCATAGCCACGCGCCCACTGGACGGCCCCAGGGCTACACAAATATGTCCCCTGAAAGAGAGGCGTCAATCCATCTACAGTTGAAGCTATCGTCGATGGAATGTTTAATGTGGCAATTGGAAAATGTCGAATTGGAAAATGGCGATGTCGAAGGCCTTCTCAGAAAGCGAGACATTTCCATTCGTCGGAGACAATGTTCTTAAGTTCGTAAGCACTGAGCAGGGATCCAATTTGCCTGGATCGATGGATCAATAGattatttgttgaaacaatCGTAAGAAGCTGCACGGTGAAAGAACCGAACATCGACTGGTCCACACGATCGATCCCGAGCAGCTCAGGGCGATTGCTGGATCAAGCAGTTGTCGAGCACCGAGCGCTAAACGAGTCCACCCGACCGATAagacgatcggatcggtgaaTGATGCGAACCGATCGGAAATCGACCGAGCTACGGTTTGCAGCTGCTCGTGGTTAACGATGATCGTACGATTTCGATCCGCCTGATACCGGCGTAACCTCTAAAGGGTCTTCGAGACAATTGCAGCGGAAGCTTAACTCCAAAAACTGATTATCCCACGGTAATTTTTCCACCGACAGTGTCatggagaaaaaatggcacTCAATTAATGGGCCCACAAGATTAATGGGAAAAGTCTAGACAAAAGCATCCCTTTTGGTGGGGCCTTTGGTACGTAAGCTTTTGAACGCAAGCTGCACGAAAGTAGTGGAGCTTTCACCCGGAGGGGCCGCTGGGAGGTCGTTGTACGTTTTGCGGTTCCGAACGTTAAGGCGTGGCCAACGCGgtggcaaaaagaaaataagtATAAGGACCGGACCGCCACTGATAGGCCTCTGCTAGCGAATGGAAACGGGGAAGCGCTCTTATTGGCTGCCTGGTTAGTTGGTTCGCTTCATTGAATAATTAGTGCATAAGGAGTCACAATTCGATTCAATTCAACGAATCGCACAAAACTTCAGCACTGTTTAAACGTATGAGGTGAATGAAAAACACCTTTTGCCACGGCCAAGGTCAACCTTTTGTAGCTTCAAATTCATATAATCGTCAATAGTTTCCCCGTAAGTGGTCTCGATGCACTTTTGACGCAACAATAGTTATGCATCGCCACGTGTCAACGTGACTTTGAAAACATGTGGCCGACCATGAAGAATATCTGGGGAGAAATCAAACGTTCAGTCTTCCAACTGGAAACTTTTGGCCGTAACCATACTTTTCCTAGAACGGTGGTGagataaatattgattgtaaCTTTTACCCGAACAGAATCTACTCTGCGAATACAGAATTCTGTGAAACACAAATTCTGCAAACTTGACGGCGATTGATTGCGCGTAATGAAGATCAACTTTGGAAAGATTTTCGGTTCGCCCGCGTTTGACGAAAGCAAAGAATTAATTTCCGATCAAACACCGAATGGCGATCAACTTTTGCGTATATTAAACAAACTGTTTAACTTTTTCGACAGATTTAAAATACCCGTAAAGGTCACGCGGGGAAAAGTTGAACATGATTACACATTGgacgctggtgctggtgctggtggtggggttGGTGTTGGGCCCGTACCGTGCGCTCGGCCGcccaacggaaccggaagccggagccCGGGCGGAGGAAATTTACAGCGAGCTGGCCGAAGAGTTTCGCCAGCTGCACAACCAGGAGCTACGCCTGCTGCAGTATCTGTCCGTGCAGGCCGAACGCCAGCAGCATGAGGAAGCCTTCCTGCAGCGACAacgtgagcagcagcaacagcagcaacaacggcagcaactGCTCCACGAGGCCCGTAACTCACTGCTCGAAGAAGGATCCCTGTTGGACGACATTCCAACCGATCTTTCGGGTGGACTAACGGTGaacagtggtggtggtggaggcgccGGTGATGCATCCGTCATCAGTGGCCGCAATCTCAACAGCTACGGAGCTGACCTCGCGGTGCAGACCGAACCGACGCAAAGGGAGACCACCCATCAGAAGAGGCAAAACGAGAAGAGAAATAATCACTGTACGTACCACGGAGTTCGTCGCCGAGTCGATAATAGACCACGAATAACCAGATTGATGTCTCACTTTTTCAGACATGTCCTTATGCCACTTTAAGCTTTGCAACATGGGACGTAAGCGCAATCAACGATTTCCTCAATTGTAAGTATTTGTTCCACATTTAATTCTGTGTTCAGACAATAGTCATGTTGATTTCAACTGTTGGATTTACTCTTTTTCATCATTAGCTGGAACTAAACGGCAACACTAAGCTGAACGTCGGGACAATGACACACCTCGTCCACTTACTACACAGAATCACGGTATAGGACAAAAGATATGGCGGCACGAGTTAGGAAGCCAAAACGGGAAGGAATCACTCCACTCACCTCCACTCAAACGATTTTACTGAATGCGTTCTCGGACATCCGGACTTGCTGGACCGGTACCGAGTAaagatttaaatttattgctGGCCAAACGAACCATCACTACTGTAAGCGAATCGAAACAGCATACTCTGCCCAGAGCACCCAGTAAGAAAACAGAGACTGCCTGGCTGCCTGGTTAGCCGCGCAACGGGAGCCAAAGACACTACCCCCCTACAGTCAGAGACATCCAAATTTGCCTCCAAAATCCGCGACCGGTGTggagtgaaaagaaaatgtacAACGTTAGAAGGGGACACTATTGCAGCACACGAAACTAAGCATTGAACGTGCCCCGATGCTGAACTTAAATTATCAATTGAATACCTACTGGAAATGATACTTAAATTTACTTATTTGCCATTAGCCGTGCAGGAGACAAACCGAGGGGTGCACGTTATTTAGAGAAACAAAAGATTAAAATGAGGACTGAATGTATTACAAGGTGTGCCAATTGAGCTACTTCTCGGTAATTTTGAGCCCACGTTAGATTGTTAAGTCACAACCTCCGCGGCGCCAACATGACACACACCGCTAAGGCCAGCCAAGATGGAGGAACATGGAAAAGTATTGAgaattttctgtttttacttttatttcgcATCCAAAGCCTGCATCTCATCTCCTTGTCCTCGACCTTAAGAGCCCTAATATTATCTTATTTAACTTTGGCCACCATCCCGCCCGAACGCCCGATTCCCATGCCCCGTCGTCGCGATCGTTTTTGGGTTCGAACAATTTGTATTACTAGCCTAAGTTATGATTAGACGTATGTTTAACATTCCGAAtcgattcctttttttattatttgttacTTTAGCGTTTAGCGAAGCGATttggaagagagagagctatAAAATACATGCACCTAAATTATATATTCTATGCACCGTGAAGTCGTTTTTGATAGCAGCCACTAAATGGGAAGGTGGTGGGAAGATTTTGTTCGAGGGAAGATATGGCAGCTACACAGTGTTTCCAGGCCAATTGCAGGACAAATGTTGTCTTATAATAAAACTCAGTTCTATTTTGTCACAATAAGCCTGGTGGGGACGCGGATGAAAAGAAAGCGAGGTCACAGAAACGCTAACTAACATCAACCTATTTATTAACCTAGAATATCGGCTATGTATTATTGGAACCCATTTGAAAAGAAACTATAAGACGATGCTGTATATGTGTGTATATATGTATGGTAGTTGTAATTATTATTGCAAATAATATGGTGGACTGTTTAATGAGTGGATTCTTTCGCCCGCAGCAATGCTCGATCAGTCGCGCGTATCGGTACCGATCATCGACGGGTAAGATGCAACAGCGACGGGGATTAAATGAACAAATGATTATATTTATTTCagcacttccttccttcgtaTCCGGAAGCAGCATACGTGCCCGCATTGGTAGTTGCCTACATTGGTTAAAAACTGAACCTAGGGATACTTTACTCAACATACACagaaaaaaccacaacccaacacacacgcaataAGGCGCTGGCGCCGGAGTGACACCGTGGGCATCGCCAGTCGCCTTCCTATTCTTAGAGATTGCACCTTAATCTTTCATCCTTCATCGTTCTAATTCAACGCAAACGGAAACGTTGAATTGTCTTTGCTAGGGAGTTTactaatttaaataaatttttttacTTCATTACTAAACAATCATTATCAATCCGAGTCAACGCCCTACAGATCTGGCGAGTGGGTCGTAGTCCAAGGGTGAGATCTGCAGTCTTCTAAAAGCGTCGGGATTTTCACTAGGCAAAAGAACGACATTCTCTAGCTAATATCCGGATCGATGGATACACGGGCAGGGTTCTGATTTACTGGGGGGCGGTGCTCCTAGATGCTACGTGAACCTCACCAACGCGCTCCATTCGGAAGGGGATGCGGCGCGGTCAACCTAATCTCGAAGCTCATTCTTAGTCAGTTAATTTATACGGCGTCGTTGTTGATCAGTTCGATCGTCCGAGTGTGGAACCGTATCTTGTTGCTGTTCCGGACGGGCCCATCGATGAGCAGGTCCGTGGCGATGCCACACTCCCGTCCCTCCAGCTTGCTCCAGACGGATTTCAGTCTATCTTTGGCTTTCTCGCCGCCCGACTTCTTGATGCTCTTCTTTTTGTCCATCTTCACCGGCGCACAGCCCCGCTTCTGCTCAATACTAGTGGTCTCCGGGCATTTGCTGTTGGtcacggaaaggaaaaggaaaaaggttCAACAAACCCGTTCGGTTCAGCACACGTCCACGTCGCGGACCGAATACCTTTTGAAATTTTTGGGCAACATCGGCTTCGGGGCAGCACAGTAGTTGGTGGGATCTTCCGGATGGTAACCGTAGTCTTCGCCGCGTAACCACGGCTCGTACTGCTCCGGCTGGAAACGGCGCACGAACGTTTCCATCGATATTTTCACCATGTCCGGCTGGCAGCGGCAAACGGAGGCACGCTTGCCGTACTCGATCCACCGCTCCGTGGCAAAGTTGGTCGACTCGGCGCAGTTAAACCCGTGATTAAAGCCGGCGTGGTACCCGTACGGGAACGTGATCATGATCTCGCCCGGCTCCTGGGTGATCTTGTTGAAGGGTATACCGTTCGCTTTCAGCACCTGTGTGCTTATGAGGGTCATCTTGTGGCGCAGGAACGCTTTGCACTCCTGATGGTTGGCCGGGAAGTAACGCTCGGCCAGCTTCTCCAGCTTCTTCCCGTGCTCCGGCGGGATGGCGTACCACGTTTTCGGTGCCCCAAAGTGCAGATAATTGATCGAGTACAGATCCATGTCCTCCGTGTGCCAGGCGAAGGTGGTCTTCCACATCCCAAAGTACAGATAGGCCGTGTTCACGCCCGCAATGGAAATGTTGTAGTCCGTGTTCACGTAGTCCAGAATGGTGCCGAGGCAGTTAATGTTCCACACCTTCACCTCCGGATCGGTGATGCTGCCCGGTACGTCGGCCCCATAGATGGGCGCCACGTACGTTATGTTTTTCCAGAACTTTTTCTCTATGTCCGCGTAGTCAAAGTGCTTCGGTGTGCAGTGGCGATCCTCCTTGGTCTTTTCGTAGTACTCTTGCACCGTCATGGAGCGCTTCTGAATGTTGAGCTGCTGGTAGATTCCCTGCCGTCCGGACGCCACTTGGGAGATGGGCGTGCGGATGGTAATATCGATGTCCTTTACGTCGTACCCCTGCTTGCGTGGGACCCATTCCGGCGGAGGAACGACCTACGAAAAGCGATCGCAACTAATTAAACAACTCACGCCACTCGGGGCTCCCGCAACGGTGTGCCGACCTTAACTAGTCCAGCCTTATGTGCTCCCTTCGATTCCATGTAGTTAATGTACGCGGAAAAGTCCTGAAACTCTTCCCAAGTCGGTCGGAAGACCATTATCCTTGGTGTGGTCATTGTTGAGTCCTGTTTATGGCCTACTGCATCCCCGAAAAGAATTGTTTTCACTCGAACTTATTTACCCAGTCGACCTCTTTTCTCTCatgcggtttgttttggtttgctcATTTGACGTTTATCCTTTTGCTGCCGCCATTTGCCGGCAGATGGCGCTTTACGCGTGAGACGTTCGCAGACAACTCGGATTCAAAACGGCAGTTAGGTGAGTTGAGACATGTCCTTTCTTAAACGCTTAAGACTAAAATCGAACTATTAGACAAATGAAGCAAACTAATGCATGTTTTTTACAGATTAAACATTTTTTAGAAAGCGTACGAACGATTCGTGCTAGTGCATTGCCCGAATGTGCAATGCACTTCTTGTACGCTGCGGCCGCGTTCATTGACATTTTAATTATCGTGAACTCTTCCTTCAGCCGGATTTCAGCTCGCTCTTGGCCGTTTTTCGCTCTACTGCTGCGTCAACGCGTAGGATAAACAACatcaatttttattattataatcTCGTTTTACGATTCGCGGGCGCTACTGGACATGCGTCGCATTCCGATGGTTGGACATGGCCACCGCTCTTACCACTTGTGCGAAGATAGCGTATCGTTTGATTGAGCCATTGACGACTCCAGTCGGGcgccagcatcagcatctgTTCGAGTGATTAAGCGACTCGTTGACTCTTGGATCGATCTTAGATTGATCTGGATGCTTCTGGGGGAGGCTGCGCTGGTAGCAACGCAGAAGCACTATGAAGTCTATGAGGATAGATCAAGCACTCCCGCGTACCGCGATGGATTGCGCAAGGTTAGTGTTTCAAGTTTATGACCAAGGACGGAACACAGAGTAATGGATTTACCCTGTGGTGTGTAGAACACGTAAAACTCCGCTAAAAGGCTAGTTGATGAGTGAAACTCATtcatcaatatttaaataaacgCATGCTTTTAACGATCCGTGCCGCGCCCGATTGATAGGTTTTCCAGACCGACATCGGACTAAATCGGAAATAGTTTCTTCAACTCACGAAAATGGTCACCTGCGGAGCGCGGGGTCGCCCCGCTTCCCCTCTTAACTTTCATTTTGCGTCGCCGGAAGAAAATGCGCGAGCTGCGCCGTGAGCAGAGGCGCAAAAGAGAGCATGGTCAAGCgaatgtgcgcgcgcgagagagacggCGCGCGATCGAGAACCGCGGGCGACTTCTAGGGTCAGCTGAGAATTAAGATCATTTTGTGGCGAGTACGGCGACCGATGCTGTTCAGTTGCTAGTCAGAGATCGAGCGCGTTGGAATGCGCTGCTAATTGCGTGCTCAAAGGTTCGCGTTGCGCGAGTGTTCGCTGAGTTTGAATTCTTGACGGGGATCCCGAGCCAGAGACGATGTGTTGACAGTATCCACGGGGCGTCGTCGTATCTATCGAATCAAACGCGATCCGCAGGTGGACCCAAGAGCTGTGTGTAGTGTGGTGAATTGCGCGGTTTGGTGCCGTTAAGTTAATCGCTCCCCTGTGAGATAAGATAAGTGCACAGCACTTGGTGGCCAGCCCCAGCAGAATGACGGCGGAATCGCTGAAGCCGTTCCTTAATGCGCCGAACGAACTGAAAGCGCAATGTGCGCAAAAATCGTCGCCCAAGTGTTTGCTGACCGCCCTGGGATGCGCCCTCGTGGCGGTCCTCTGCTGTACGCTAATTGGCGTGGAGGTAGGAACGTTCTGACGGCCGCCGTTCGGATTAGTGGTTCCAAATTTAGTACACGCGGCGCGGACCGCCCAAAACACAATCCATCCTAATGCACTCTGTCCCTTCTTCTCTCGTCCATCAGGTCTGGCATTTAAACATGACCGAGGCTCTGCAGCGGGAAGTCGAAGACCTGAAGCTGCAGCTGAAGGAACTGAGCAGCTCGATGCAGCGAGCGGGTGACTTCAACGATTATGAGGTAAGTGCCGGTTTTAACAACGCgatgtgttcctttttttggccaaGTGTTCGTTTTTGGAaagataatttaataaactcGACcgacagcagccagccagatcAGACCCATCAGGTggcgcggtcggtcggtcgtatGGTTCTGGTTAAAGCCATCGTCCGGTCGAAAGAAGAGCGCGAAGAAATGTCTCGCACTGCCACAACCGGATGCCGCGATAATTCCAGTGGACTGCGGTCCGGGGTGCGGTccaccccagcagcagcgcggtgGCGCCAATCTGTAGTTGAACCCGTATCGTGGTGTGTGGGTGGCCCCGACTGTGTTCATTAAATCAGAGTTCTCGAAAACACTAAAACCCAAAAACGAGGTGCTCGCGGGAGGCTCGCGGTTTGCATGTGAAGCTTCAAAACCGGAATGGATGAAAGCACTGCCCAAGATGGAAATGTTACGGTCTCGATCTGGGTCCCCCCGTGGGTCTAGCTGGCGGTGTGATCGGGGGCTAAGTGATGATCGCGGTGTGGTGCGTGACTTTCAATAAATCACATGATTTTATTCCGTACTACTGGAGTGCATAGGAGCAAAAATGTCAAACGGGCTGGTTGGCCTATTGGGACATGGCCGTCTGGCTTCTGTCTTCACAGTCTTTCTTGGACAGTTTCAGCCCTAGAACCGGAGTAGGATGACCGGAGTTCATAGGCGCACAATGTACCCGCTGGTGTCGCCAGCCGGACCCTTGAGGGCGTATgctgaaattgaatttccgcccgcccgtagcatggcaataaatttttcGGTGACTCATCGACACTTGGTTTGATATCAAATTTCCTGCGGGAAATACCAGACTGGCCCCGGAGCGCTCCGTGGATTGAAGGGCTGAGTAAGAATGGCAGAAGGTCGATTGATGCTCTTCCAACCGGCAGAAGCCTTGCCTTTGGGGTTCACCAGAACGACGACATATTGTCGTCTAGGATGGAGCCCTCTCGGAGTCTCGATGACAGTGTTGGTTTGATGACATCGATGAAACGTGCTCATCCGTCAGTTGATTAAAGAAACATAATTGAACATATCGGACTTCACAAAACTGGACCTCATTGGGCATATCTGCAGATGCTTTCCATAATTGGAACAACGAATGACCCGACTGAACGTTCTTGGGACACCTTACATCGCCAAGGGACCAAGGGAGTTTTATTTCACAAATCGCAGAGCCAAAAGTAGCTCAAGGAGAAGAAGGTCAATAAAGCATCGGAAGCCAGATTTCCTGCCGACCTGCCGGGGTGTACCCGATCGCCGGAGGCCAACTGTGACACGATTCTATcggggaaaataaatcaaccaccGCCGTTGGTGATCATCCTTGAATTGCCGGGGGCCAAAGTTTAACGACGAATGATTCGCGTTCTATTTTGGGATCGTTTGATCTTCCAAGGTCCGacgacacgcacacgcatgcGGGCCGAGCCCGGGGCGCCGAATGGAAGAGAAATAAATATCCTTCTATAATTTGTCtgtttggaatttttaaaattttccaaATTGTTGGTTGAGCAAGACTGCTCGATGGCATTTCTGGAACCGTGGCCGCGTGGTCTTGCGTCGTGTCCGTTGAGGTTGTTTCAAGCGGCGAAGAAATGTGTGGCAATTAAAGTGCCATTGTGTCATTACAGTCTCCCGCGGCGACAGTTTACGATGGCCGACGGGGGGCCATAAGCAAATTGATGCAATTGCCGAAGAAAACTGCATCGACCGGTTCAACCGCGGGAATCTATTTTTGGTTTATTAATCagaaacggtggcggtgacccATGACTGCAGGTGGAAATGCGTTGCACTTTCCTTACCCGAGTGTGTGACGCGCGCGATCCACTGAAACTTTCTCCGTGGAACCGCCTCGGGGGGgaagccaaacaaaaccagGGGTCGTACAATCCTTGCTGTCGATCAGCCGTTTCCGTTGGCGTTGTTGGCGAGGATGCCGGAGCGGCGCGGAGTGTCGTGTTTTATTGGTCGTTTACGTGCCCGCTAACCGAAAACCGTCCTCCCACGGATTGTGAATTGTGTTACTTTTGGGGCGGCGAaaaccccgtgtgtgtgttatgcgcaatttgcgtCACCGCGTCTTTGACGGCGCATTGCGTATCACCGCACCGCGGGGGGGCTCTGTCCTTGACTTTGACCATCTGAGCGCCGAGGCACAGCCGCCGGCCACAGAGCCGGCCGCTATCTATTAATTCGCGCGATGATCCATCTTAGTTTGTCGGCgactatttttaattaaacgccaACCACCAACACCCGAAGGGGCCAACCTGTTGTACATCACACGGGGAATTCGGATTAATTCCCGCTGCGAAAGGCCACCGTTTTGAGCGCTTGATGATTGCTTTAttacaacacattttttcGATAAACAAAAACCCTAGACACCACTCGAAATCGGCGACGGACGCCAGCAGTGCACAAACATGACCTTTCGCCCGGCACGATGATGGCCACCCACAGGAACCGGGGGCACTCTGATTATCTTTGTTGACAATTCGTTTGCAGTTCGCCTCGTTCGGGCTCTTCTGGAAGGGCTCTGTTTGTTCGCCCGCCTGAGGGCTTATCGCTACTTCTAACCATCCGTCGAACAGGAACCACCAATTTGGTGGCACGAATCTCACTCGCGATTCGTCCAGCGTTCGACCGAAGAATGATTATTATATCATCACAGCATGATCACACCACACCGTTGTTCCATCGCAGTTCAAAATCTATGCACTCCGACGGTGCGCTTACAAGCGATCATAATAGATCACTTCGGCCCGGCGCCTCGGCGCACCAAATATGGGCTCGTCGGTGTTCGTTTTGGGCGCAGTAAATCTTCATTGTTCTCCGAGGTAGCCTAACGTGTGACATTGATTTATGTAGCGGCCTCCTTGTCGCCACGCACGTGAGCCCTGCGCCGTGGCCAAACGAAAAAGGTCACATCGGGGAACCGTCCAATGCAGAAGCGTGACATATCGAGCCTTGCTCTTGACCGTTGGCTCGCTTATCGGCCCAAACGgatctcgctctcgctctctatgGTAGTCCATGGCTGGATACGTATTGGAAGTCGGATGGGTGAGATGACTGGCCCAAACAAGTGCTAGAGTTACAGTTCGTGTAGCTTCTACTTACTGACTACtccaccgggtccgggagtGAAGGGGggtcaaataataataaaacaaacaaataaataaacaatttctGCTTGTTGTAATCACCGATCGCCGCGCGCATCTGGTCCCATCCCGCTGGGCGGATGCTAAAATTACTCCTCTCGTGTCCGAATCGGTACCGGGTGTAAACAAACCCATCATAAACAGCTGAAAGTGGAAATCTATTTTCAATCCCATTCATTCCACAACTTGACCGTAGAGTGGCCGAGGGGCCGTCGTGCGGGGATTCCCAGAATGTGtgtctttttttaaattcactTTTTTATACACGCATTTCGATCGGGGGGCTAATTATAGATCCCTGTGGGCCCAAACGTAGATCATTGACTTTCTCTTTGATCGTAA
Coding sequences within it:
- the LOC128268985 gene encoding uncharacterized protein LOC128268985, which produces MITHWTLVLVLVVGLVLGPYRALGRPTEPEAGARAEEIYSELAEEFRQLHNQELRLLQYLSVQAERQQHEEAFLQRQREQQQQQQQRQQLLHEARNSLLEEGSLLDDIPTDLSGGLTVNSGGGGGAGDASVISGRNLNSYGADLAVQTEPTQRETTHQKRQNEKRNNHYMSLCHFKLCNMGRKRNQRFPQFWN
- the LOC128268978 gene encoding probable lysine-specific demethylase 4A; its protein translation is MTTPRIMVFRPTWEEFQDFSAYINYMESKGAHKAGLVKVVPPPEWVPRKQGYDVKDIDITIRTPISQVASGRQGIYQQLNIQKRSMTVQEYYEKTKEDRHCTPKHFDYADIEKKFWKNITYVAPIYGADVPGSITDPEVKVWNINCLGTILDYVNTDYNISIAGVNTAYLYFGMWKTTFAWHTEDMDLYSINYLHFGAPKTWYAIPPEHGKKLEKLAERYFPANHQECKAFLRHKMTLISTQVLKANGIPFNKITQEPGEIMITFPYGYHAGFNHGFNCAESTNFATERWIEYGKRASVCRCQPDMVKISMETFVRRFQPEQYEPWLRGEDYGYHPEDPTNYCAAPKPMLPKNFKSKCPETTSIEQKRGCAPVKMDKKKSIKKSGGEKAKDRLKSVWSKLEGRECGIATDLLIDGPVRNSNKIRFHTRTIELINNDAV